One Halioglobus japonicus DNA segment encodes these proteins:
- a CDS encoding NADP-dependent oxidoreductase, with translation MSDMNRQWLLRSRPTGMVTEENFERTETPIPTPDLSAGEALVKTLVLGFDASQRVWMEAEDSYMPAVELGDVMRATGVGQVVSSENPDLPVGTLVQGLVGWQEYCIASPTSPFPFNVLPPGTPPNLALSVFGVTSLTGYFGMLNVGELKEGDTVLVSGAAGATGSVAAQVARIKGCKVVGIAGGRDKCQWLLDECKLDAAIDYKSENLDERLAELFPEGINLFFDNVGGDMLETAIAHMAMHGRIVLCGAIASYNDSEARPGPRNINRLIMQRIKMQGFIVIDYLEHAPTAMADLADWVMSGQMAWQEDLQAGFDAIPATLQRLYAGQNQGKQLLQLAEPT, from the coding sequence ATGTCTGATATGAATCGCCAGTGGTTGTTGCGCTCTCGCCCCACTGGCATGGTGACAGAAGAAAACTTCGAACGCACTGAAACCCCCATCCCCACCCCCGATCTCTCCGCCGGTGAAGCATTGGTAAAAACACTGGTGTTGGGTTTTGATGCATCGCAACGGGTTTGGATGGAAGCTGAAGACAGCTATATGCCCGCCGTGGAACTCGGTGACGTCATGCGCGCTACCGGCGTCGGCCAGGTGGTGTCATCAGAGAATCCTGACCTTCCTGTGGGCACTCTGGTGCAAGGTCTGGTGGGCTGGCAGGAGTACTGCATCGCCTCGCCGACCTCCCCCTTTCCGTTTAATGTGCTGCCTCCCGGCACGCCGCCCAATCTCGCCCTCAGTGTGTTTGGCGTCACCAGTCTCACCGGTTACTTTGGCATGTTGAATGTCGGCGAGCTGAAAGAAGGTGACACCGTACTCGTGTCTGGCGCCGCGGGTGCAACCGGTTCAGTCGCCGCCCAGGTCGCCCGCATCAAGGGATGCAAAGTGGTTGGCATTGCTGGCGGGCGCGACAAGTGCCAGTGGCTGCTGGATGAATGCAAACTGGATGCCGCTATCGACTACAAGAGTGAGAACCTCGATGAGCGCCTGGCAGAATTGTTCCCGGAAGGTATTAACCTGTTCTTCGACAATGTCGGCGGCGACATGCTGGAAACGGCCATCGCCCACATGGCCATGCACGGCAGAATCGTGCTTTGTGGCGCCATTGCCAGTTACAACGACAGTGAAGCCCGGCCCGGGCCGCGCAATATCAATCGCCTGATCATGCAGCGCATCAAGATGCAGGGCTTTATCGTAATCGACTACCTGGAGCACGCCCCCACCGCGATGGCAGACCTCGCCGATTGGGTCATGAGTGGCCAGATGGCCTGGCAGGAAGACCTTCAGGCAGGCTTTGACGCCATCCCTGCCACCCTGCAACGCCTGTACGCGGGCCAGAATCAGGGCAAGCAACTCCTGCAACTGGCCGAACCTACCTAG